The Streptococcus oralis region TTCTTCATTATATCTCGAATAAGGGGCTTTGTCAAAATTCACTTCCTGTCTGTATTTGTAGGAGGCAACCTCTCCTCTGTATCAGATAGAAAAGATTGATAAGCATGGAAATGGAAAAGAAACTCTGTCCTCCTTGAAGCTCGATGGGAAGTCACGTTTCCTATTAACCAACTGACCTTTATGCGTATATCTTGGACAAATTGGACAAAAAGGCTAGGATCACTATCCCATAGACTATAACTAGAGCCAGTCCAAATCCGATACCAAACCACTTGTAAAACTTGTCCATTCCGCTGTAACGTTCGACATAGCCCCTGGTCGGCTTGTCTGGATCATACCAGACTGTCAGCTCCGAATGAAGGGGGAAATGGGTCTGCATCAAGCGTTTGAAGGAAACAAAGGAGTTGCTGTAGCGAGTGATCGAAGGCGCCAGCATATCTTCTCTTGTATAGTCCTTTAAAAATTTAGTAGTCCCCCACGGAATTGTGACCGTTTTGAACATAAAATACTGCAAGGTTTTCTTATAAGCAATCCCATCCACCGTGTATTCGACGATAGGTGGATACCCCTCACGAAAACGGCTATAGCCGATAACCGTTCCCTGTACGGATGACTTGGCAAGACGGACCAACTTCTGATCTCGAAGATAGAGATAGAGAAAGGTCCCACACACAAATACAAAAGATAGGAAGATGACGATTGTCCCAACTATCAAACCAATTACTTCTTTATTCATATGAACTCCTCCTGTTATTTTATACAGTAAAATCCCAAAACGAACTCGTCCAGAAGGACATCGATGCCCTCGAGTCTACTCTTTGGATTTTTCTTTTGACTGTTTTTCTCTCAAATCTTTCACAGATTTTGATATGATATCTCTCACTTGTTCGTCAGTAAGTCCTGGAATCTGGTAATAAGGATTATTGGATTCGCTTTTTGACGGCTTTGTTTCTGAACTTTCGGTTTTAGAACTTTGTTCAGTCGAAGACGAGGATTTCGACTCTGAGGAACTGGATTCTTTGGTCTTAGAGGAACTGGACGACTCAGACTCAGAAGGCTTGGACGTTTCAGGCGTGTTAGAATCAAGCTTAGGCGGCTTG contains the following coding sequences:
- a CDS encoding DUF3592 domain-containing protein; this encodes MNKEVIGLIVGTIVIFLSFVFVCGTFLYLYLRDQKLVRLAKSSVQGTVIGYSRFREGYPPIVEYTVDGIAYKKTLQYFMFKTVTIPWGTTKFLKDYTREDMLAPSITRYSNSFVSFKRLMQTHFPLHSELTVWYDPDKPTRGYVERYSGMDKFYKWFGIGFGLALVIVYGIVILAFLSNLSKIYA